In Acidobacteriota bacterium, one genomic interval encodes:
- a CDS encoding phosphomannose isomerase type II C-terminal cupin domain produces the protein MQSAVNHSPKYDERPWGNFTVLDEADGYKVKRIEVLPGKRLSYQKHAHRAEHWFIVAGTARVTLDGKDILLRPGEYIDIAIGAAHRIENPGAEKVIFIEVQRGAYLGEDDIVRLQDDFGRTV, from the coding sequence ATGCAGAGTGCGGTAAATCATTCACCCAAATACGACGAACGTCCGTGGGGCAATTTCACTGTCCTGGACGAAGCCGACGGATACAAAGTCAAACGCATTGAAGTATTGCCCGGCAAACGGCTCAGCTATCAAAAACACGCGCATCGAGCCGAACATTGGTTTATCGTTGCGGGAACGGCCAGAGTCACGCTCGATGGCAAAGACATTTTGCTCCGTCCGGGCGAATACATTGACATCGCCATCGGCGCGGCTCATCGCATTGAAAACCCCGGCGCGGAAAAAGTGATCTTTATCGAAGTTCAGCGCGGCGCTTATCTGGGCGAAGACGATATTGTCAGGTTACAGGATGATTTTGGACGAACGGTTTGA
- a CDS encoding penicillin-insensitive murein endopeptidase has protein sequence MPDIKKSVGFGGVNNSDDVKIIQTLLNQVGDHPPLTVNGVCGDETVAIIKAFQSGFFSVPDGRIDPGGKTFKRLLQVTGLGYVQLPQGAEDGYYSYSVADNQFGTAETIKTLQEVAAQFHALRPDLLIGIGDISFRDGHKMPPHKSHINGRNMDIRPLRKDGAKRPIEFTDKLNYDREATRLLAQTFLAHSNVKKIFFNDPTIEGVKPLEGHHNHLHVETKA, from the coding sequence ATGCCCGATATAAAAAAATCTGTAGGTTTCGGCGGAGTCAACAATTCCGATGACGTGAAAATCATACAAACCCTGCTCAATCAAGTCGGCGATCATCCACCGCTCACAGTCAATGGCGTTTGTGGAGACGAAACCGTCGCCATCATCAAAGCATTTCAAAGCGGTTTCTTCTCGGTTCCCGATGGAAGGATTGATCCGGGAGGAAAGACGTTCAAACGTCTGCTCCAAGTGACCGGTTTGGGGTATGTTCAATTGCCACAGGGTGCAGAAGATGGATATTACTCATATTCAGTCGCCGATAACCAATTTGGAACTGCCGAAACAATCAAAACGCTTCAGGAAGTGGCGGCGCAATTTCATGCTTTGCGTCCCGATTTGCTGATCGGTATAGGAGACATCAGCTTTCGCGATGGGCACAAAATGCCGCCGCATAAATCGCACATCAATGGCAGAAACATGGATATTCGTCCGCTTCGAAAAGATGGAGCCAAACGTCCCATCGAATTCACGGACAAGCTGAATTACGACAGGGAAGCGACACGGTTACTCGCTCAGACGTTTCTGGCTCACTCCAACGTCAAGAAGATTTTCTTCAATGATCCGACCATCGAAGGCGTCAAACCGCTGGAAGGGCATCACAACCATCTGCACGTGGAAACGAAAGCATGA
- a CDS encoding alpha/beta fold hydrolase, with protein sequence MPTTRINGINLYYETQGQGEPLLLIYGLAGRGNGWKFQIETLSPHFQTITFDNRGVGETDQPVEAYSLAQMADDAAGLLDALGIESGNVFGISMGGMIAQEFVLRHPQRVRKLALGCTHPGISRCVAAPAWVMEIFRSLPGKPREQVVRECIPINYSPHTQQHRTELIESLIPLFVDNRQRLHGYVNQVKAIWEFDAFDRLPQIAVPTLVMTGTDDVLVPPGNSKIIAERISNARLMEFPEAGHLFFIEKAEEVNQALREFFRAN encoded by the coding sequence ATGCCTACAACACGAATTAACGGCATCAATCTGTACTACGAAACGCAAGGCCAGGGTGAGCCGCTGCTGCTGATTTACGGTTTGGCGGGGCGTGGAAACGGCTGGAAGTTTCAAATTGAAACGTTGTCGCCGCACTTTCAAACCATCACGTTTGACAACCGCGGCGTGGGAGAAACCGACCAACCGGTGGAGGCGTATTCACTGGCGCAAATGGCGGATGATGCTGCCGGTTTGTTGGATGCTTTAGGCATTGAATCAGGAAATGTGTTCGGCATTTCGATGGGCGGAATGATTGCCCAGGAGTTTGTGCTCCGTCATCCTCAACGAGTTCGCAAGCTGGCGCTGGGTTGTACACATCCGGGCATCAGCCGTTGCGTGGCTGCGCCAGCGTGGGTGATGGAAATCTTTAGAAGTTTGCCCGGCAAACCGCGCGAACAAGTCGTTCGCGAATGTATCCCGATCAACTACTCGCCGCATACGCAACAGCACAGAACGGAACTGATTGAATCCTTGATCCCGTTGTTTGTGGATAATCGCCAGCGGTTGCATGGATATGTCAATCAGGTCAAAGCGATTTGGGAATTCGATGCCTTTGATCGGTTGCCGCAAATCGCCGTGCCGACATTGGTGATGACCGGGACGGATGATGTGCTGGTTCCGCCGGGCAACTCAAAAATCATCGCCGAGCGCATTTCGAATGCTCGGTTGATGGAGTTCCCTGAAGCCGGTCACCTATTTTTCATCGAAAAAGCGGAGGAAGTGAACCAAGCCTTGCGAGAATTTTTTCGGGCGAATTGA
- a CDS encoding Gfo/Idh/MocA family oxidoreductase, with amino-acid sequence MDRREFIKAGTSSAIVLTTAGMTAKSYARVIGANDRIRIGGIGPGDRGSGRVVTAQKLGADIVALADVNKGMLAAAQKKLAAPVEKTYVDYNDLLARKDIDGVIIAVPDHLHHDVLLAAVKAGKDAYIEKPLCRTIEEGENMVAAVKASKQIVQVGNQRRSGEHFKKARDIVASGGIGEIRFVRIWDFRYRPVDPYIKRSKDQTLFAPELVDWDRFLGRAPKRPYDAKRASGWRWFWDYAGGLMTDIGPHWLDVAMWITGSDGPKSVSCNGGKYQNMDWETPDNVHAILDCGTFAIVFMVQFMNGQEYDGAAFYGLEGSIVQENNRGLMVRYDAKRKEVESWPVTDESTIHMKNFLDCMQSRKQPNSPVELGNRVLVGAHLANESFRSGKRINWDTVKWRHA; translated from the coding sequence ATGGATCGCAGAGAATTCATCAAAGCTGGCACTTCATCGGCAATCGTACTGACAACCGCGGGGATGACCGCGAAATCGTATGCGCGCGTGATAGGCGCGAACGACCGAATCCGTATTGGCGGCATCGGCCCCGGAGATCGTGGCAGTGGACGTGTAGTGACTGCGCAAAAGCTTGGCGCAGACATTGTCGCTCTGGCAGACGTCAACAAGGGAATGCTGGCGGCGGCACAAAAGAAACTGGCTGCGCCGGTCGAAAAAACATACGTTGATTACAATGATTTGCTGGCGCGGAAGGATATTGACGGCGTGATCATCGCCGTCCCGGATCATCTTCACCACGATGTGTTGCTGGCCGCGGTCAAAGCCGGCAAAGATGCTTACATTGAAAAACCGCTCTGCCGCACCATCGAAGAAGGCGAAAATATGGTCGCCGCAGTCAAGGCATCAAAACAGATTGTGCAGGTCGGGAACCAACGCCGCAGCGGCGAACATTTCAAAAAAGCGCGAGACATTGTCGCGTCAGGCGGAATTGGCGAAATTCGGTTTGTCAGAATTTGGGACTTTCGCTATCGCCCGGTTGACCCTTACATCAAACGCAGCAAAGACCAAACCTTGTTCGCGCCGGAATTGGTTGATTGGGATCGTTTTCTTGGCCGAGCGCCCAAACGACCGTATGACGCTAAACGGGCTTCTGGCTGGCGTTGGTTTTGGGATTATGCCGGAGGATTGATGACTGATATCGGGCCGCATTGGCTGGACGTTGCAATGTGGATTACCGGCAGCGATGGGCCCAAATCCGTCAGTTGCAACGGCGGCAAATATCAAAACATGGATTGGGAAACGCCGGACAATGTCCACGCCATTCTGGATTGCGGCACATTCGCCATCGTGTTCATGGTGCAGTTCATGAACGGCCAGGAATATGACGGCGCGGCATTTTACGGCTTGGAAGGCAGCATCGTGCAGGAAAACAATCGTGGATTGATGGTTCGTTACGACGCAAAACGCAAAGAAGTGGAGAGTTGGCCGGTAACTGATGAAAGCACCATCCACATGAAAAACTTCCTGGATTGCATGCAAAGCCGCAAACAACCGAATTCACCCGTGGAATTAGGGAATCGGGTGTTGGTCGGCGCCCACTTGGCCAACGAATCGTTCCGATCTGGCAAGCGCATCAACTGGGATACGGTGAAATGGCGACACGCTTGA
- a CDS encoding vanadium-dependent haloperoxidase — MPHNSLGEVDQVAYNVYLQAINTGNPDDFERVPMGDSQVQFKNPQGGLTFEMQGADPGHMYQPPAPTFSSAEIAAEIAENYWMALARDINFSDYDSHPLTNGAAADLNKFSDFRGPHFRPRFLVRGQTLALEQAALASASLGSEAEVQDSPRVPVRQQAMAGPVTIGTLFRGLTKGDLTGPYISQFLWKDYRFGVLSVSQKMRTTIPGDDYLTGYSDWLYAQNARGNLNLPNRYDQTPRYIRNGRDLGEWVHLDYLYEAYFNAMAVLLSIGAPTDPNNPYNKYRNQCGFGTFGNPHIQALVTTVATNALRAVWFQKWYVHRRLRPEAFAGGVHNHLIGATTYPINNEILNSEAVQEVYRKFGTYLLPIAFVEGSPSHPAYGAGHATVAGACTTILKWWFDESWVIPNPVVSSSDGLSLVPYRGTDNLTVGNELNKLASNVALGRNIAGVHWRSDATESLKLGEAIAISVLQDQKHCFNERFDGLSLTKFDGTPITI; from the coding sequence ATGCCCCATAACTCCCTGGGCGAAGTTGATCAAGTTGCCTACAACGTGTATTTGCAGGCGATCAATACGGGGAACCCGGATGATTTCGAGCGCGTTCCGATGGGTGACAGCCAGGTGCAGTTCAAAAATCCACAAGGTGGTTTGACCTTTGAAATGCAGGGGGCTGATCCGGGACACATGTATCAGCCGCCCGCTCCCACCTTTTCCAGCGCGGAAATCGCCGCCGAAATTGCTGAAAATTACTGGATGGCGTTGGCGCGCGACATCAATTTTTCCGATTACGATTCACATCCGCTGACCAATGGGGCCGCTGCCGACCTGAACAAGTTCAGCGATTTTCGGGGACCGCATTTCCGTCCGCGTTTTTTGGTTCGTGGGCAGACCCTGGCTTTAGAGCAAGCTGCACTTGCTTCCGCATCACTCGGCTCCGAAGCTGAAGTGCAGGATTCTCCAAGAGTGCCTGTTCGCCAGCAAGCGATGGCTGGCCCCGTGACCATAGGCACCCTGTTTCGCGGATTGACGAAAGGTGATTTGACAGGGCCGTATATTTCCCAGTTCTTGTGGAAAGATTATCGGTTTGGTGTTTTGTCAGTCAGCCAGAAAATGCGCACGACGATTCCGGGCGATGATTACCTGACCGGTTACAGTGATTGGCTGTATGCCCAAAACGCGCGCGGGAATTTAAATCTGCCGAATCGGTACGACCAGACACCGCGGTACATTCGCAACGGTCGCGACCTGGGCGAGTGGGTTCACCTTGATTATCTTTATGAAGCCTATTTCAACGCCATGGCGGTATTGTTAAGCATCGGAGCGCCGACCGACCCGAATAATCCTTACAACAAATACCGGAATCAATGCGGCTTCGGCACGTTTGGCAACCCGCACATTCAAGCCCTGGTGACGACTGTGGCGACCAATGCTTTGCGCGCAGTCTGGTTCCAAAAATGGTATGTTCATCGCCGCCTGCGCCCGGAAGCCTTCGCCGGAGGCGTTCATAACCATTTGATCGGAGCCACTACCTATCCAATCAACAACGAGATTTTGAACTCTGAAGCTGTGCAGGAAGTGTATCGCAAGTTTGGCACCTATCTATTGCCAATCGCTTTTGTCGAAGGCAGTCCATCGCATCCAGCTTATGGCGCAGGTCACGCAACAGTCGCAGGTGCCTGCACGACGATTCTGAAGTGGTGGTTTGATGAATCCTGGGTGATTCCGAATCCGGTTGTGTCGTCTTCCGACGGGCTGTCTCTGGTTCCGTATCGTGGCACGGACAATCTGACCGTGGGGAATGAATTGAATAAACTGGCGTCAAACGTCGCGCTGGGCAGAAATATCGCCGGGGTGCATTGGCGTTCGGATGCGACCGAATCGCTCAAACTCGGGGAAGCCATCGCCATCAGTGTGCTACAAGACCAGAAGCATTGCTTTAACGAACGCTTCGATGGATTGTCATTGACCAAGTTCGATGGAACACCAATCACAATTTAA
- a CDS encoding amidotransferase, producing the protein MKVGLLECDRVREELLPIAGDYRQMFADLFARHAPQFELVSFDVCNGEFPASADACEAFVCTGSRFSAYDSATWIRELKGFLRQLREADKPFVGICFGHQMLAEALGGKVENAPQGWGIGIHSLNVIKRENWMQPERAACGIQYSHRDQVVRLPENGVVLGESDHCPVAMFRVGKTMLGIQGHPEFPAAYVEALVRGRTELIGIEKVNAANFHAPTDEAVITNWLARFLIS; encoded by the coding sequence ATGAAAGTCGGCCTGCTGGAATGCGATCGCGTCAGAGAAGAACTGCTGCCCATTGCCGGAGATTATCGGCAGATGTTTGCGGACTTGTTTGCTCGCCACGCGCCACAATTTGAGTTGGTGAGTTTCGATGTTTGCAATGGCGAGTTTCCGGCTTCGGCGGATGCTTGCGAAGCCTTTGTCTGCACGGGGTCGCGGTTTTCGGCCTATGACTCGGCAACTTGGATTCGGGAGTTGAAAGGCTTTCTGCGGCAATTGCGCGAAGCCGACAAACCGTTCGTCGGAATCTGTTTCGGTCATCAAATGCTGGCGGAAGCGCTGGGCGGCAAGGTCGAAAATGCCCCGCAAGGTTGGGGCATTGGAATTCACAGCTTGAATGTCATCAAGCGCGAAAATTGGATGCAGCCGGAACGCGCGGCTTGCGGCATTCAGTATTCACATCGCGATCAGGTCGTGCGATTACCGGAAAACGGCGTTGTGCTGGGCGAAAGTGATCATTGCCCGGTGGCGATGTTTCGCGTTGGCAAAACAATGCTGGGTATTCAAGGACATCCGGAATTCCCGGCGGCTTATGTCGAAGCGCTGGTACGCGGACGAACGGAACTGATCGGCATAGAAAAGGTCAACGCCGCAAACTTCCACGCGCCAACCGATGAAGCCGTCATCACCAACTGGTTGGCAAGATTTCTAATTTCATAA
- a CDS encoding aldehyde dehydrogenase family protein, whose protein sequence is MIQQTISPIDGSVYAERQLATPLQIETTLAKTVAAQTAWRQVPVGERASICRRMKDWLVERADEIGKELTWQIGRPIAYSPFELRRGFNERVNYMCDIAERQLADITIEPKDNFQRFIRREPVGTVLVLAPWNYPWLASVNAVVPAILAGNSVVLKIAPQTPLVAERYAEAFAAAGLPDGVFQFLHIDHDQVAEVIKDSRIGFVAFTGSVAGGHAVQRAASERFIATGLELGGKDPAYVRQDANLEAAIENLVDGAMFNSGQSCCAVERIYVHQDVYHQFVEGAVELTRQYKLGNPLEDGITLGPMVRTNAAGKARAHIAEALAKGAQGLIDESLFPMSKAGTPYLAPQILTGVDHSMLVMTEETFAPVVGIMPVRDDEEAIRLMNDSKYGLTASIWTADIDAALRIGDQIETGTFYMNRCDYLDPALAWTGVKDSGRGCTLSKLGFEAFTRPKSFHLRLSL, encoded by the coding sequence ATGATTCAACAAACAATCTCGCCGATTGACGGCTCAGTTTACGCTGAACGGCAACTCGCAACTCCGCTACAGATCGAAACCACACTGGCCAAAACCGTCGCCGCGCAAACTGCTTGGCGACAAGTGCCTGTCGGCGAACGCGCATCAATTTGCCGACGAATGAAAGACTGGTTGGTAGAACGCGCCGACGAAATTGGCAAAGAGCTGACCTGGCAAATCGGGCGACCGATTGCCTATAGCCCGTTCGAGCTTCGCCGCGGATTTAACGAACGTGTCAATTACATGTGCGACATTGCCGAACGCCAACTCGCCGACATCACTATTGAACCCAAAGACAATTTTCAACGCTTCATCCGTCGAGAACCGGTTGGAACTGTGCTGGTGCTGGCACCGTGGAATTATCCGTGGCTGGCGTCGGTCAACGCTGTGGTTCCGGCGATTCTGGCCGGTAACAGCGTGGTGCTGAAAATCGCGCCGCAAACGCCGCTGGTCGCGGAACGTTACGCCGAAGCATTTGCCGCCGCGGGTTTGCCTGACGGGGTTTTCCAATTCCTGCACATTGATCACGATCAGGTCGCCGAAGTTATCAAGGATTCGCGTATCGGCTTTGTCGCTTTCACAGGTTCTGTTGCCGGAGGCCATGCCGTGCAGCGCGCCGCAAGTGAACGCTTCATCGCCACGGGGCTGGAACTCGGCGGCAAAGACCCAGCTTATGTCAGGCAGGATGCAAATCTTGAAGCGGCGATTGAAAACCTGGTGGACGGCGCAATGTTCAACTCCGGCCAATCCTGTTGCGCGGTCGAACGCATTTACGTGCATCAGGATGTCTACCACCAGTTTGTCGAAGGCGCGGTCGAACTCACCCGTCAATACAAGCTCGGCAATCCGCTGGAAGATGGCATTACGCTTGGCCCGATGGTGCGAACGAACGCCGCCGGCAAAGCGCGCGCGCATATTGCCGAAGCGTTGGCGAAAGGCGCGCAAGGCTTGATTGACGAATCGCTCTTCCCGATGAGCAAAGCCGGAACGCCGTATCTGGCTCCACAAATTCTGACGGGCGTTGATCATTCAATGCTGGTTATGACCGAAGAAACCTTTGCGCCAGTCGTCGGCATTATGCCGGTCAGGGACGACGAAGAGGCCATTCGGTTAATGAACGACAGCAAGTATGGCTTGACGGCTTCGATCTGGACTGCGGACATAGACGCGGCATTGCGCATCGGCGATCAAATCGAAACTGGCACGTTTTATATGAACCGCTGCGATTATCTCGATCCGGCTTTGGCTTGGACGGGCGTCAAAGATTCCGGGCGCGGATGCACGCTGTCCAAACTCGGTTTTGAAGCGTTCACGCGACCAAAGTCGTTTCACTTGAGGCTGAGCTTATGA
- a CDS encoding PD40 domain-containing protein, producing the protein MFNSRVRIVVLMSLLSFVAFGQAPKEALPYFAEPSISPDRSEIAFVSGGDIWTVPAAGGEARLLVAHPANESRPIYSPDGKKLAFISNRTGNGDIYVLTLSSGDLKRLTFDDVNEQLDGWSRDGRWIYFTSSSKDISGMNDIFRVSSEGGTPMQVTADRYTSEFFAAPSPDGKTLAFAARGNSAGQWWRKGHSHLDESELWLLGDGGKYEQLTERGAKQQWPMWSGDGRTLFFMSDRSGAQNLWSKTIGGQAKQLTKFTNGRVLWPTISYDSKTIVFERNFGVWKFDTATGQTAEVQVTRRGAPSGPSIEHLSLNNGFQDLALSPDGKKVAFVARGEIFAASSKDGGDAVRVTRTVTAESDVVWSPDSKRIAYVSERDGAPHLFLYDFTSNTETQLTNGAGADAVPRFSPDGKLIAFVRDGKELRVYEAESKQERKLADAKMDRPPFTSSRAFAWSPDSKWLAFSAVSNKSFRNVYAVAASVKEGGGEAKQISSLASISGSSISWSPDGTYLLFQTVMRTEEGQIARVDLIPRTPKFREDQFRDLFKEESPRNPAIDRRAQPAQPTQQQSAETKPEEKKPANKAVEIVFEGIRGRLSLLPVGVDVNTLTISPDGKTLLMTASAEGQANLYTWSLDELDRERPVARQLTSTPGFKSDAQFSPDGKQVVYLEQGRISTIALDTRQPRPLAVTADMDVDFNQEKLAVFQQAWTLQRDHFYDDKFHGADWNAVHAEYEPRIAGARTPDEMRRILSLMVGELNASHLGVSAPFGGGNQAAPVGKLGLRFDRVEYETNGRLKVTEVIALGPAAIAGGIKTGDYLLAVDGARINAQTNLDELLQYKTNRRVALTISSAADGSSPHEVVVRPTTTGTEKGLLYRQWVEENRAYVAKVSNGRLGYVHMPDMSAQSLAQLYTDLDDENHAREGVVVDVRNNNGGFVNVYAIDVLARRGYLTMTQRGMPSAPARSYLGQRSLEAPTILVTNQHALSDAEDFTEGYRSLKLGKVVGEPTSGWIIYTWNGQLLDGTGFRMPRVRVQDNSGQTMELHPRPVDVPVTRPIGESYTGRDSQLDTAVKELLRQIDGNKKERAASNGK; encoded by the coding sequence CTTTCGTTGCTTTTGGCCAAGCGCCGAAAGAAGCGTTGCCGTATTTTGCCGAACCTTCGATTTCACCGGATCGGTCGGAAATCGCCTTCGTTTCCGGCGGAGACATCTGGACGGTTCCGGCTGCGGGCGGCGAGGCGCGATTGCTGGTCGCGCATCCGGCCAATGAATCGCGCCCCATCTATTCGCCGGACGGAAAGAAACTGGCGTTCATTTCCAACCGCACGGGCAATGGCGATATTTATGTGTTGACGCTCAGCAGCGGCGATTTGAAACGGCTGACGTTTGACGACGTGAACGAACAACTGGACGGTTGGTCGCGCGATGGCCGGTGGATTTACTTCACTTCATCCAGCAAAGACATTTCCGGGATGAACGACATTTTCCGCGTCAGCAGCGAAGGCGGCACGCCCATGCAGGTCACGGCGGATCGGTACACCAGCGAATTTTTCGCCGCGCCATCACCCGACGGCAAAACCCTGGCGTTTGCCGCGCGCGGCAACAGCGCCGGGCAATGGTGGCGCAAAGGCCACAGCCATCTGGACGAATCAGAACTCTGGCTGCTCGGCGACGGCGGCAAATACGAACAACTCACCGAACGCGGCGCCAAGCAACAGTGGCCGATGTGGAGCGGCGATGGACGCACGCTGTTTTTCATGTCCGACCGCAGCGGCGCGCAAAACCTTTGGTCAAAAACCATTGGCGGCCAGGCCAAACAGTTGACCAAATTCACGAACGGGCGCGTGTTGTGGCCGACAATCAGTTACGACAGCAAAACAATTGTTTTTGAGCGCAACTTCGGCGTCTGGAAATTCGACACCGCAACAGGGCAAACCGCCGAAGTTCAAGTTACGCGCAGAGGCGCGCCTTCCGGCCCCAGCATTGAGCATTTGTCGCTGAACAATGGTTTTCAGGATTTGGCGCTTTCGCCCGACGGCAAGAAAGTCGCCTTCGTCGCGCGCGGAGAAATCTTTGCGGCTTCATCGAAAGACGGCGGCGATGCCGTGCGCGTGACGCGAACCGTCACGGCGGAAAGCGATGTTGTCTGGTCGCCGGACAGCAAACGCATCGCGTATGTTTCCGAACGCGATGGCGCTCCGCATCTGTTTTTATACGATTTCACCAGCAATACCGAAACACAGTTGACCAATGGTGCAGGAGCCGACGCGGTTCCGCGTTTTTCGCCCGACGGCAAGTTGATCGCGTTCGTCCGCGACGGAAAAGAGTTGCGCGTATACGAAGCCGAATCCAAACAGGAGCGCAAGCTGGCGGACGCCAAAATGGATCGTCCGCCATTCACCAGCAGCCGTGCGTTCGCCTGGTCACCGGACAGCAAATGGCTGGCGTTTTCGGCGGTCAGCAACAAATCCTTCCGCAATGTTTACGCCGTTGCAGCATCTGTAAAAGAGGGTGGCGGTGAAGCCAAGCAGATCAGTTCCCTGGCTTCGATTTCCGGCAGTTCCATTTCGTGGAGTCCGGACGGGACTTACCTGTTGTTTCAAACCGTGATGCGGACCGAAGAAGGCCAGATTGCGCGCGTGGATTTGATTCCGCGCACGCCCAAATTCCGCGAAGATCAGTTTCGTGATTTGTTCAAGGAAGAATCTCCGCGCAACCCGGCAATTGATCGCCGCGCACAACCTGCGCAGCCGACTCAACAGCAATCGGCGGAAACCAAACCGGAAGAAAAAAAACCGGCCAACAAAGCTGTCGAAATCGTGTTTGAAGGCATTCGCGGACGGTTGAGCCTGTTGCCGGTTGGCGTGGACGTAAACACGTTGACCATCAGCCCGGACGGCAAAACGCTGTTGATGACAGCCAGCGCCGAAGGCCAGGCGAATCTTTACACCTGGTCGCTGGATGAACTCGACCGCGAACGCCCGGTCGCTCGGCAACTAACCTCAACGCCCGGTTTCAAATCCGACGCGCAATTTTCGCCGGACGGCAAACAGGTCGTTTACCTGGAACAGGGGCGCATCAGCACCATCGCTCTGGACACGCGCCAGCCGCGCCCGCTGGCCGTAACCGCTGATATGGACGTGGATTTCAATCAGGAAAAACTGGCCGTGTTCCAGCAAGCCTGGACTTTGCAGCGCGATCATTTTTACGACGACAAATTCCACGGCGCGGATTGGAATGCCGTTCACGCTGAATACGAACCACGCATTGCCGGAGCGCGTACGCCGGACGAAATGCGCCGCATTTTGAGTTTGATGGTCGGCGAATTGAACGCTTCGCATTTGGGCGTTTCGGCTCCGTTTGGCGGCGGAAACCAGGCTGCGCCGGTTGGCAAACTCGGCTTGCGATTTGATCGCGTTGAATACGAAACCAACGGACGGTTGAAAGTGACCGAAGTCATCGCGCTCGGCCCGGCGGCAATCGCTGGCGGCATCAAAACCGGCGATTACCTGCTGGCGGTGGATGGCGCGCGCATCAACGCCCAAACGAACCTGGACGAATTGCTGCAATACAAAACCAATCGCCGCGTTGCGCTGACGATTTCGTCTGCTGCGGACGGTTCCAGCCCGCACGAAGTTGTCGTTCGTCCAACCACCACCGGAACCGAAAAGGGTTTGTTGTATCGCCAGTGGGTCGAAGAAAACCGTGCCTATGTCGCCAAGGTCAGCAACGGACGCTTGGGCTACGTTCACATGCCGGATATGTCCGCCCAATCGCTGGCGCAACTTTACACAGACCTCGACGACGAAAACCACGCCCGCGAAGGCGTGGTCGTGGACGTTCGCAACAACAATGGCGGCTTCGTCAATGTTTACGCGATTGACGTGCTGGCGCGTCGCGGGTATCTGACGATGACGCAACGCGGCATGCCGTCGGCTCCGGCGCGCAGCTATCTGGGGCAACGTTCGCTGGAAGCGCCAACGATTCTGGTCACGAATCAACACGCTCTATCCGACGCCGAAGATTTCACCGAAGGTTATCGCTCATTGAAGCTCGGCAAGGTCGTCGGCGAACCGACTTCCGGCTGGATTATTTACACCTGGAACGGTCAATTGCTGGACGGCACAGGCTTCCGCATGCCGCGCGTGCGCGTGCAGGACAATTCAGGACAGACGATGGAACTGCACCCGCGACCGGTGGATGTACCGGTGACGCGACCAATCGGCGAAAGTTACACAGGACGCGATAGCCAGCTTGATACGGCGGTGAAGGAATTGCTCCGACAGATTGACGGCAACAAGAAGGAGCGAGCCGCAAGTAATGGAAAGTAA